From Amycolatopsis sp. YIM 10, the proteins below share one genomic window:
- a CDS encoding RICIN domain-containing protein, with translation MFASSSFVVRRPVHAVVVALIAALAVVIPAPAASAATTTLHATPAGTGTSCSAADPCSVPAAQAAVRALTGSMSGDIVVELADGVYRLSAPLRFTAADSGNNGHRVEWRAAPSARPVLTGARAVTGWSVADAGKNIWRANVGAGIDSRQLYVDGAIATRARTQVNRSTFTFTNAGMTFSDPALGYLNNLTGQNRVEVESVNSFTDRYSPVQSISGNVITMQQPAWNNNTFGYDTLTAPHRAGPFYLANAYEFLDSPGEWYLNPGSGALYYRPLAGQDMNNISVELPVLQSLVNVGGTYDAPAHDLTFSGITFTGTSWLGPSSNQGYADQQTGAYMAGNWNWPADRLTSCQSGCEQFEAVRPHWFQMPAAVQVSAARGITFGDSEFVNLGQTAIGIGNDANAHASGVGLGASDITVTGSEIARNSAGGIVVGGVRADAHHPSDPRMTNRNVTISDNRIHDLGVEYRGNVSVLTTYVTTTNVTHNEVYNMPYSGMSIGYGWGSNDAGGSDHYANRGLYKYQPRYSTPTTASGNKLVNNYVHDVMQQMNDGGCIYTLAWNPNAMISGNHCLRTNGHFGMYFDEGSKYYSVTGNVFSATGTWATANYWGGENMGNWTLTGNWSTNGSTNVTNGDRGNVVHSNTTVSGGNWPSGAQAVMANAGPRTGVPPTGGTIVGAQSGRCVDVTGGSTANGTGTQLWDCNGAAGQQWNHTAGKQLVVYGGKCLDASGQGTANGTAAIIWDCHSGTNQQWNLNADGTITGVQSGLCLDANGAATANGTRLQLWSCHGGANQQWSRK, from the coding sequence GTGTTCGCGTCCTCGTCCTTCGTGGTGCGCAGACCGGTGCACGCCGTCGTCGTGGCGCTGATCGCCGCGCTGGCCGTGGTGATCCCGGCTCCGGCCGCCTCCGCCGCCACGACCACGCTCCACGCGACTCCGGCCGGTACCGGCACCAGTTGCTCCGCCGCCGACCCGTGTTCGGTGCCCGCCGCGCAGGCCGCAGTACGGGCGCTGACCGGCTCGATGTCCGGCGACATCGTGGTGGAACTGGCCGACGGCGTGTACCGGCTCTCCGCGCCGCTGCGGTTCACCGCGGCCGACTCCGGTAACAACGGGCACCGCGTCGAGTGGCGCGCGGCCCCGTCGGCCCGTCCGGTGCTCACCGGCGCCCGCGCCGTCACCGGCTGGTCGGTCGCCGACGCCGGGAAGAACATCTGGCGCGCGAACGTCGGCGCCGGGATCGACAGCAGGCAGTTGTACGTCGACGGCGCGATCGCCACCCGCGCGCGCACGCAGGTGAACCGGTCCACATTCACCTTCACCAACGCGGGCATGACATTCTCCGATCCCGCGCTGGGCTACCTGAACAACCTGACCGGCCAGAACCGGGTCGAGGTGGAGAGCGTCAACTCGTTCACCGACCGCTATTCGCCCGTGCAGAGCATCAGCGGGAACGTCATCACGATGCAGCAGCCCGCGTGGAACAACAACACCTTCGGCTACGACACGCTCACCGCGCCGCACCGGGCGGGCCCGTTCTACCTGGCCAACGCCTACGAGTTCCTCGATTCGCCCGGCGAGTGGTACCTCAACCCGGGGTCCGGCGCGCTGTACTACCGCCCGCTCGCCGGGCAGGACATGAACAACATCAGCGTCGAACTGCCGGTGCTGCAGTCGCTGGTGAACGTCGGGGGCACCTACGACGCGCCGGCGCACGACCTCACGTTCAGCGGGATCACCTTCACCGGCACGAGCTGGCTCGGCCCCAGCAGCAACCAGGGGTACGCGGACCAGCAGACCGGCGCCTACATGGCGGGCAACTGGAACTGGCCCGCCGACCGGCTGACGTCCTGCCAGAGCGGCTGCGAGCAGTTCGAGGCGGTCCGGCCGCACTGGTTCCAGATGCCCGCCGCCGTGCAGGTCTCCGCCGCCCGCGGCATCACCTTCGGCGACTCCGAGTTCGTCAACCTCGGGCAGACGGCCATCGGCATCGGCAACGACGCCAACGCCCACGCCAGCGGAGTCGGCCTCGGCGCCAGCGACATCACGGTCACCGGGTCCGAGATCGCCCGCAACTCCGCGGGCGGCATCGTGGTCGGCGGCGTCCGCGCCGACGCGCACCACCCGAGCGATCCGCGGATGACCAACCGGAACGTCACCATCAGCGACAACCGGATCCACGACCTCGGCGTGGAGTACCGGGGCAACGTGTCGGTGCTGACCACCTACGTCACCACCACGAACGTGACCCACAACGAGGTCTACAACATGCCGTACTCCGGCATGTCGATCGGTTACGGCTGGGGCAGCAACGACGCGGGCGGCAGCGACCACTACGCCAACCGCGGCCTGTACAAGTACCAGCCGCGGTACTCGACGCCCACCACCGCGTCGGGCAACAAGCTCGTCAACAACTACGTCCACGACGTCATGCAGCAGATGAACGACGGTGGCTGCATCTACACGCTGGCGTGGAACCCGAACGCGATGATCAGCGGCAACCACTGCCTGCGGACCAACGGCCACTTCGGCATGTACTTCGACGAAGGCTCCAAGTACTACTCCGTCACCGGCAACGTCTTCTCCGCCACCGGAACCTGGGCCACCGCCAACTACTGGGGCGGGGAGAACATGGGCAACTGGACCCTCACCGGCAACTGGTCGACCAACGGCAGCACCAACGTCACCAACGGCGACCGCGGCAACGTCGTGCACAGCAACACGACGGTCAGCGGCGGCAACTGGCCGTCCGGCGCCCAGGCGGTGATGGCGAACGCCGGGCCCCGGACCGGCGTGCCGCCGACCGGCGGCACGATCGTGGGCGCCCAGTCGGGCCGCTGCGTCGACGTCACCGGCGGGAGCACCGCAAACGGCACCGGAACCCAGCTATGGGACTGCAACGGCGCCGCCGGTCAGCAGTGGAACCACACCGCGGGCAAGCAGCTCGTCGTCTACGGCGGCAAGTGCCTCGACGCGTCCGGGCAGGGAACGGCCAACGGCACCGCGGCGATCATCTGGGACTGCCACAGCGGCACCAACCAGCAGTGGAACCTCAACGCCGACGGCACCATCACCGGCGTGCAGTCGGGACTGTGCCTGGACGCCAACGGTGCCGCGACCGCGAACGGGACCCGGCTCCAGCTCTGGTCTTGTCACGGCGGAGCGAACCAGCAGTGGAGCCGGAAATGA
- a CDS encoding glycoside hydrolase N-terminal domain-containing protein yields MPDLTRRQAMKLGAALVPAGWTAFPRAGSAAPGEVRAAGDLALWYDKPAGGDWLRALPVGNGRLGAMVFGNTDTERLQLNEDTVWAGGPHNYDNPQGAGALAQIRQLVFANQWTQAQDRVNQAMLGNPAAQLAYQPVGDLKLTLPGGTASGYERWLDLTTATTVATYTANGVRHRREVFASAPDQVIVVRLTADKPGAVTFTAAFSSPQRTTVSNPDSTTTALDGISGDMRGIAGSVKFQALAGVIADGGSTSSSGGTLKVTNANSATLLISIGTSYVNYQTVNGDYRGIAQSRLNAAKGVAYDMLRDRHVKDYQALFGRVALDLGRTAAADQPTDVRIAQHHNTNDPQFSTLLFQYGRYLLISSSRPGTQPANLQGIWNDQLTPSWDSKYTLNANLPMNYWPADTTNLAECFEPVFRMIGDLTVTGGRTAKTQYGAKGWVTHHNTDGWRGSSVVDGAVWGMWQTGGAWLATMIWDHYRFTGDLAFLQQNYPAMKGAAQFFLDTLVTDPGSGHLVTNPSNSPEALHHANASICAGPTMDMQILRDLFDGCAGATQVLGVDAGFRDQVLAARQKLAPMKIGSRGNIQEWLQDWVEIEPGHRHISHLYGLHPSNQITRRGTPQLYTAARRTLELRGDAGTGWSLAWKINYWARMEEGGRARELLRLLVTPERLAPNMFDLHPPFQIDGNFGATSGIAEMLLQSHNGELHVLPALPSGWPAGSVTGLRGRGGHTVGAVWSGGKASELTVTPDRAGPVRVRCGLFTGTWQLVDQTTGTEVQPSKPEPDLIEFTAQAGHTYRATGQGSGSVVETGVYYRLAAQHSGKLADISGASAAAGALLVQWQATGGTNQQFDFLDSGGGYYRIRARHSGLVLQAANSATGADITQQPDSGATSQQWQVTDHGGGVIALHNRQSGLAMDVWNASTADGARVSQWNPTTAANQRFQLQRL; encoded by the coding sequence ATGCCGGATCTGACCCGGCGGCAGGCGATGAAGCTCGGCGCGGCGCTGGTGCCCGCCGGGTGGACGGCGTTCCCCAGGGCCGGGTCGGCCGCGCCCGGCGAAGTACGGGCCGCGGGCGACCTGGCGCTGTGGTACGACAAGCCGGCGGGCGGCGACTGGCTGCGCGCGCTGCCCGTCGGCAACGGGCGCCTCGGCGCCATGGTCTTCGGCAACACCGACACGGAACGGTTGCAGCTCAACGAGGACACGGTGTGGGCGGGCGGTCCCCACAACTACGACAACCCGCAGGGCGCGGGCGCGCTCGCGCAGATCCGGCAGCTGGTGTTCGCCAACCAGTGGACACAGGCGCAGGACCGCGTCAACCAGGCGATGCTCGGCAATCCCGCGGCCCAGCTGGCCTACCAGCCCGTCGGCGACCTCAAGCTCACCCTGCCCGGCGGGACGGCTTCCGGGTACGAGCGGTGGCTCGACCTCACCACCGCCACGACGGTGGCCACCTACACCGCGAACGGGGTGCGCCACCGGCGTGAGGTGTTCGCCAGCGCGCCGGACCAGGTGATCGTCGTGCGGCTGACCGCGGACAAACCCGGCGCGGTGACGTTCACGGCCGCGTTCAGCAGTCCTCAGCGCACGACGGTGTCCAATCCGGACAGCACCACGACCGCGCTGGACGGCATCTCCGGTGACATGCGGGGGATCGCCGGCTCGGTCAAGTTCCAGGCGCTGGCCGGTGTCATCGCCGATGGCGGCAGCACCAGCAGTTCCGGTGGCACGCTCAAGGTGACGAACGCGAACAGCGCGACCCTGCTGATCTCGATCGGGACCAGCTACGTCAACTACCAGACCGTCAACGGTGACTACCGGGGCATCGCCCAGTCCCGCCTGAACGCGGCGAAGGGCGTCGCGTACGACATGCTCCGGGACAGGCACGTCAAGGACTACCAGGCGCTGTTCGGCCGGGTTGCGCTCGACCTCGGCCGCACCGCCGCGGCGGACCAGCCGACCGACGTCCGGATCGCCCAGCACCACAACACCAACGATCCGCAGTTCTCCACCCTGCTCTTCCAGTACGGCCGCTACCTGCTGATCTCGTCGTCGCGGCCCGGCACGCAGCCGGCGAACCTGCAGGGCATCTGGAACGACCAGCTGACCCCGTCGTGGGACTCGAAGTACACCCTCAACGCCAACCTGCCGATGAACTACTGGCCAGCCGACACCACGAACCTGGCCGAGTGCTTCGAGCCGGTGTTCCGGATGATCGGCGACCTGACCGTCACCGGTGGCCGCACCGCGAAAACGCAGTACGGCGCCAAGGGCTGGGTCACCCACCACAACACCGACGGCTGGCGGGGCAGCTCGGTCGTCGACGGCGCGGTGTGGGGCATGTGGCAGACCGGTGGCGCCTGGCTGGCCACGATGATCTGGGACCACTACCGGTTCACCGGTGACCTCGCGTTCCTCCAGCAGAACTATCCGGCGATGAAGGGCGCGGCGCAGTTCTTCCTCGACACCCTGGTGACCGATCCCGGCTCGGGTCACCTGGTCACCAATCCGTCGAACTCACCGGAGGCGCTGCACCACGCGAACGCGAGCATCTGCGCGGGCCCGACGATGGACATGCAGATCCTGCGAGACCTGTTCGACGGCTGCGCCGGTGCCACCCAGGTGCTCGGGGTGGACGCCGGGTTCCGCGACCAGGTACTGGCGGCCAGGCAGAAGCTGGCGCCGATGAAGATCGGCTCGCGCGGCAACATCCAGGAATGGTTGCAGGACTGGGTGGAGATCGAGCCGGGACACCGGCACATCTCCCACCTGTACGGCCTGCACCCGAGCAACCAGATCACCCGGCGCGGCACGCCGCAGCTGTACACCGCGGCCCGCCGGACGCTGGAACTGCGGGGTGACGCCGGTACCGGCTGGTCGCTCGCCTGGAAGATCAACTACTGGGCCCGGATGGAGGAGGGCGGCCGGGCCCGCGAGCTGCTCCGCCTGCTGGTGACCCCGGAGCGGCTGGCGCCCAACATGTTCGACCTCCATCCGCCGTTCCAGATCGACGGCAACTTCGGCGCCACCTCCGGGATCGCCGAAATGCTGTTGCAGAGCCACAACGGTGAGCTGCACGTGCTGCCTGCGCTGCCGTCGGGATGGCCCGCCGGGAGCGTGACGGGCCTGCGCGGGCGCGGTGGCCACACGGTCGGCGCGGTGTGGAGCGGCGGCAAGGCGAGCGAGCTGACCGTGACGCCGGACCGGGCCGGGCCCGTCCGGGTGCGCTGCGGCCTGTTCACCGGCACCTGGCAGCTGGTCGACCAGACCACCGGCACCGAGGTCCAGCCGTCGAAGCCGGAACCCGACCTGATCGAGTTCACCGCGCAGGCCGGTCACACCTATCGCGCCACCGGTCAGGGTTCGGGCTCGGTGGTGGAGACCGGCGTGTACTACCGGCTGGCCGCCCAGCACAGCGGGAAGCTCGCGGACATCAGCGGTGCCTCCGCCGCCGCGGGCGCACTGCTGGTCCAGTGGCAGGCCACCGGTGGGACGAACCAGCAGTTCGACTTCCTCGATTCGGGTGGCGGCTACTACCGGATCCGTGCGCGGCACAGCGGTCTGGTGCTCCAAGCGGCGAATTCGGCCACCGGCGCGGACATCACCCAGCAGCCGGACAGCGGCGCCACGAGCCAGCAGTGGCAGGTGACCGACCACGGTGGTGGGGTGATCGCCCTGCACAACCGGCAGAGCGGTCTCGCCATGGATGTGTGGAACGCCTCCACCGCCGACGGCGCCCGTGTGTCGCAGTGGAACCCCACCACAGCCGCCAACCAGCGGTTCCAGCTCCAGCGCTTGTAG
- a CDS encoding endo-1,4-beta-xylanase, with product MISSTPLRRRGPVRSVLASLATACLAASTLVLTAGTAQAADTLGAAAAQSGRYFGAAVVPNLLNDASYSGTLNREFNSVVAENAMKWDATEPNRNQFTFGGGDQIVNYAASHGMSVRGHTLVWHAQYPGWVGNLNGNDLRQAMIGHINGVAGHWKGKIHSWDVVNEAFEENGSRRQSIFQQRLGNGYIEDAFRAARTADPNAKLCYNDYNTDGINAKSTAIYNMVVDFRNRGVPIDCVGMQSHLGSNSNLGSYESNLRRFSDLGVDVQITELDVGGSGSGQANVYRQVTQACMAVTRCTGITTWGITDRYTWRPNDTPLLFDTNYQKKQAYQAVLDALNGGGGGGGDTGPLRAVAANKCLDVPNQTTAAGTQSQIWDCWTGANQQWTYTAAKELTVYSGDSRRCLDASGAGTANGTAAIIWTCHGGANQQWNRNADGTITNVQSGLCLEVAGSATANGALVQLWSCTGGTNQRWTTQ from the coding sequence ATGATCAGCAGTACCCCCCTACGCAGACGCGGTCCCGTCCGATCGGTCCTCGCCTCCCTGGCGACCGCCTGCCTCGCCGCGTCCACCCTTGTGCTGACGGCCGGGACGGCACAGGCCGCGGACACGCTCGGTGCCGCGGCGGCGCAGAGCGGCCGCTATTTCGGTGCCGCGGTGGTACCGAACTTGCTCAATGACGCGTCGTATTCGGGCACGTTGAACCGGGAGTTCAACAGTGTCGTGGCCGAGAACGCGATGAAGTGGGACGCCACCGAGCCGAACCGGAACCAGTTCACCTTCGGCGGTGGTGACCAGATCGTCAACTACGCCGCCAGCCACGGCATGAGCGTGCGTGGCCACACCCTGGTCTGGCACGCGCAGTACCCGGGCTGGGTCGGGAACCTGAACGGCAACGACCTGCGCCAGGCGATGATCGGCCACATCAACGGGGTGGCCGGGCACTGGAAGGGCAAGATCCACTCGTGGGACGTGGTCAACGAGGCGTTCGAGGAGAACGGCAGCCGCCGTCAGTCGATCTTCCAGCAGCGGCTGGGCAACGGCTACATCGAGGACGCCTTCCGCGCCGCCCGGACCGCCGACCCGAACGCCAAGCTCTGCTACAACGACTACAACACCGACGGGATCAACGCCAAGAGCACGGCGATCTACAACATGGTCGTCGACTTCCGCAACCGTGGTGTGCCGATCGACTGCGTCGGTATGCAGAGCCATCTCGGCTCGAACTCCAACCTCGGCAGCTACGAGTCGAATCTGCGGCGGTTCTCCGATCTCGGTGTCGACGTGCAGATCACCGAGCTGGATGTCGGTGGTTCCGGTTCCGGGCAGGCGAACGTGTACCGGCAGGTGACGCAGGCGTGCATGGCGGTGACCCGGTGCACCGGCATCACCACGTGGGGCATCACCGACCGGTACACCTGGCGGCCGAACGACACCCCGTTGTTGTTCGACACCAACTACCAGAAGAAGCAGGCCTACCAAGCCGTGCTCGACGCGCTCAACGGCGGCGGCGGTGGCGGCGGTGACACCGGCCCACTGCGCGCGGTGGCCGCGAACAAGTGCCTGGACGTGCCGAACCAGACCACCGCGGCGGGCACGCAGTCGCAGATCTGGGACTGCTGGACCGGCGCGAACCAGCAATGGACCTACACCGCGGCCAAGGAGCTGACCGTCTACTCCGGAGACTCGCGGCGGTGCCTGGACGCTTCGGGCGCGGGGACCGCCAACGGCACGGCGGCGATCATCTGGACCTGCCACGGTGGCGCCAACCAGCAGTGGAACCGCAACGCCGACGGCACCATCACCAACGTCCAATCAGGACTGTGCCTGGAGGTCGCCGGTTCCGCCACGGCGAACGGCGCGCTCGTGCAGCTGTGGAGCTGCACCGGTGGCACCAACCAGCGCTGGACCACGCAGTGA
- a CDS encoding ABC transporter substrate-binding protein: MKRPARWAAALAAALALAGCGSASGPGQSTGGEHKLVVWDWKSGDPSAAAYLEKAKADFAGKHPGVTVEFVAQPFDQYYTLLGAAIQAGEGPDVMLFNGGGRIRDRVDALVPLDPHVAEDRNRLTGWDAFVANGQTYASPVTLQGHPVYFNKKLYRQAGLDPDSPPVTWTDFTSQCATIKDRTGARCFALGNKEGAGIQFFLSGLGSGALTDQEYRDWIAGNRDWSSPNVKRIFELWAETDATGLNTEGANSTAMFNDSFAKFQSGEAAHVIGLMSDVGHWQDFGEFIDPGDLGVMPAPAITSGAAPSLPFDGGIGYAVAKWTADPAIAADLVRSLTTKDALTAFHADAGAIAADTSIDVSKAGPVVSQIVSGISGGEPALHVALSSETLDLMGRLSQQLLSGSVTVEDALAQLAASDRNG, encoded by the coding sequence ATGAAGCGCCCGGCACGCTGGGCGGCGGCCCTGGCCGCGGCGCTGGCTCTGGCGGGCTGCGGGAGCGCGTCGGGACCGGGGCAGTCCACCGGTGGTGAGCACAAGCTGGTGGTCTGGGACTGGAAATCGGGAGATCCGTCCGCGGCCGCCTACCTCGAAAAGGCGAAAGCCGACTTCGCGGGCAAGCACCCCGGTGTCACCGTCGAGTTCGTGGCCCAGCCGTTCGACCAGTACTACACCCTGCTCGGCGCCGCCATCCAGGCCGGTGAAGGGCCGGACGTCATGCTGTTCAACGGTGGTGGCCGGATCCGCGACCGGGTGGACGCGCTGGTTCCGCTGGATCCCCACGTCGCCGAGGACCGGAACCGGCTGACGGGCTGGGACGCGTTCGTGGCGAACGGGCAGACCTACGCCTCGCCGGTCACGCTGCAGGGTCATCCGGTCTACTTCAACAAGAAGCTGTACCGGCAGGCGGGTCTCGACCCGGACAGCCCGCCCGTGACCTGGACCGACTTCACCAGCCAGTGCGCCACCATCAAGGACAGGACCGGCGCGAGGTGCTTCGCGCTCGGCAACAAGGAAGGCGCCGGCATCCAGTTCTTCCTTTCGGGCCTGGGTTCCGGGGCCCTCACCGACCAGGAGTACCGCGACTGGATCGCCGGGAATCGGGACTGGTCCTCCCCGAACGTCAAGCGGATCTTCGAGTTGTGGGCGGAGACCGACGCCACCGGGCTCAACACCGAGGGGGCCAACTCGACGGCGATGTTCAACGACTCCTTCGCGAAGTTCCAGTCCGGCGAGGCGGCTCACGTCATCGGGCTGATGTCGGATGTCGGGCACTGGCAGGACTTCGGCGAGTTCATCGATCCCGGCGACCTCGGCGTCATGCCGGCACCGGCCATCACCTCCGGCGCGGCACCGAGCCTGCCCTTCGACGGTGGCATCGGCTACGCGGTGGCCAAGTGGACCGCGGATCCCGCGATCGCCGCCGACCTGGTCCGCTCACTGACCACAAAGGACGCACTGACGGCGTTCCACGCGGACGCCGGCGCGATCGCCGCCGACACCTCCATCGACGTGTCGAAGGCGGGTCCGGTCGTCTCGCAGATCGTCTCCGGGATCTCCGGCGGCGAACCCGCCCTGCACGTGGCCCTGTCTTCGGAGACCCTCGACCTGATGGGACGGCTGTCCCAGCAGCTGCTCAGCGGATCGGTCACCGTCGAAGACGCGCTGGCGCAGCTGGCCGCCTCGGATCGGAACGGCTGA
- a CDS encoding carbohydrate ABC transporter permease produces MGVDRLAPYVLVAPAVLILVVLRLYPLALGVNFSFTGDGERDGTAVGLDNYATLFDDPLFLGSLRNVALLVLLLPVAVAIPGLLATFIYLRVPGHRVFRGVYFFPAVLSPVIAGAIFNLLLAFDGPANAVLGAVGLGPVDWLGDPDIALFAVVGVHVWATFGMALVVFLAGFSTLDSTLLDAARIDGAALPRLIWHVIVPGLSRTIQFVFVTTMIGLLTSMFGLLYVMTGGGPGGATYLPEYYIWIQQGQLDRPALASAASTVLFLVMVVVGLLQISLLRRSGRVD; encoded by the coding sequence ATGGGCGTGGACCGCCTCGCGCCGTACGTGCTGGTGGCCCCGGCCGTGCTGATCCTCGTGGTGCTGCGGCTGTACCCGCTGGCGCTCGGCGTCAACTTCTCCTTCACCGGGGACGGGGAACGCGACGGAACGGCCGTCGGGCTGGACAACTACGCGACCCTGTTCGATGATCCGCTGTTCCTCGGCTCGCTGCGGAACGTGGCGCTGCTGGTGCTGCTGCTCCCGGTGGCGGTCGCGATTCCCGGGCTGCTCGCGACGTTCATCTACCTGCGTGTGCCGGGACACCGCGTGTTCCGCGGCGTCTACTTCTTCCCCGCCGTGCTGTCCCCGGTGATCGCCGGGGCGATCTTCAACCTGCTGCTGGCTTTCGACGGTCCGGCCAACGCCGTGCTCGGCGCCGTCGGCCTCGGCCCGGTCGACTGGCTCGGCGATCCGGACATCGCGCTGTTCGCGGTCGTCGGCGTGCACGTCTGGGCCACCTTCGGGATGGCGCTGGTGGTGTTCCTGGCCGGTTTCTCCACTTTGGACTCCACCTTGCTCGACGCCGCGCGGATCGACGGCGCGGCACTGCCGCGGCTCATCTGGCACGTGATCGTGCCCGGCCTGTCCCGCACCATCCAGTTCGTCTTCGTGACCACCATGATCGGGTTGCTGACCTCGATGTTCGGCCTGCTCTACGTGATGACCGGCGGTGGGCCGGGCGGTGCCACCTACCTGCCGGAGTACTACATCTGGATCCAGCAGGGCCAGCTGGACCGCCCGGCGCTGGCCTCGGCCGCGTCCACCGTGCTCTTCCTCGTCATGGTGGTGGTGGGGCTGCTCCAGATCAGCCTGCTCCGCCGGTCCGGCAGGGTCGACTGA
- a CDS encoding RICIN domain-containing protein, with protein sequence MPRYRSIFSFVATVVLLAVAASGTAYGGADSSPPGPADVAVTATPGCGKAPALSSGTHTIQSGGKSRSFILKVPDNYDNAHPHRLAFGFHWWGGTANDVASGGSDGYAWAYYGMLSQAGNSTIFVAPQGISNGWANSGGEDVTFTDAMIKLIGDSLCVDAARVFSTGFSYGGAMSYALACARPAVFRAVAAIAAPGQISGCAGGTQPVAYMGIHGISDNIQSGRSLRDRFVSNNGCAPQNAPEPAPGSLTHTLTTYSGCQSGRPVVWAAFDGGHQQGPVDGCAGCESGAKSWVKPELWRFFTQFGSDPVPPVKPEPGAWYRLVAAHSGKTLDVSGASTSAGAVVQQWSAHGGPNQQFDFLDSGGGHYRIRARHSGLVLQVANTASGADITQQPDTGAASQQWRLADQGGGEVSLVNQQSGLAMDVWTASTADGARVSQWTPSGGANQRFQLQRN encoded by the coding sequence ATGCCGAGGTATCGATCCATCTTCTCGTTCGTCGCGACCGTGGTGCTTCTCGCGGTGGCCGCGAGTGGCACCGCGTACGGCGGTGCCGACTCGTCCCCGCCAGGCCCCGCCGATGTCGCTGTCACGGCGACACCCGGGTGCGGCAAGGCACCGGCGCTGTCCAGTGGCACGCATACGATCCAGAGCGGCGGCAAGAGCCGCAGCTTCATCCTGAAGGTGCCCGACAACTACGACAACGCCCATCCGCACCGGCTGGCCTTCGGGTTCCACTGGTGGGGTGGCACCGCCAACGACGTCGCGTCGGGCGGGAGCGACGGGTACGCCTGGGCCTACTACGGAATGCTCTCGCAGGCGGGCAACTCCACGATCTTCGTCGCCCCGCAGGGCATCAGCAACGGCTGGGCCAACTCCGGCGGTGAGGACGTGACCTTCACCGACGCCATGATCAAGTTGATCGGGGACAGCCTCTGCGTCGACGCGGCACGGGTGTTCTCCACCGGGTTCAGCTACGGCGGCGCGATGAGCTACGCGCTCGCGTGCGCCCGGCCGGCCGTTTTCCGCGCGGTCGCCGCCATCGCCGCGCCCGGGCAGATCAGCGGGTGCGCCGGTGGCACGCAACCGGTGGCGTACATGGGGATCCACGGCATCTCCGACAACATCCAGAGCGGACGCTCGCTGCGGGACCGGTTCGTAAGCAACAACGGCTGCGCCCCGCAGAACGCACCCGAACCGGCGCCGGGCAGCCTGACCCACACACTCACCACCTACTCGGGTTGCCAGTCGGGCCGCCCGGTGGTCTGGGCCGCCTTCGACGGCGGGCACCAGCAGGGCCCCGTGGACGGCTGCGCCGGCTGTGAGAGCGGCGCCAAGAGCTGGGTCAAGCCGGAGTTGTGGCGGTTCTTCACCCAGTTCGGCTCCGACCCCGTTCCGCCGGTGAAACCGGAGCCGGGGGCGTGGTACCGGCTGGTGGCCGCGCACAGCGGCAAGACGCTCGACGTCAGCGGCGCGTCCACTTCGGCCGGTGCCGTGGTGCAGCAGTGGTCCGCGCACGGCGGGCCGAACCAGCAGTTCGACTTCCTCGACTCGGGTGGCGGCCACTACCGGATCCGCGCGCGGCACAGCGGTCTGGTGCTCCAGGTGGCGAATACGGCCAGTGGCGCGGACATCACCCAGCAGCCGGACACCGGTGCCGCGAGCCAGCAGTGGCGGTTGGCCGACCAGGGCGGTGGCGAAGTGAGCCTGGTCAACCAGCAGAGCGGCCTGGCCATGGACGTGTGGACCGCTTCCACCGCCGATGGCGCACGCGTCTCCCAGTGGACCCCGAGCGGCGGCGCCAACCAGCGCTTCCAGCTCCAGCGCAACTGA